In one Thermaerobacter sp. PB12/4term genomic region, the following are encoded:
- the rny gene encoding ribonuclease Y, translating to MVSTAIVVLIVLVTVVIAGAAGYVIRKLVAESRIGSAEALARQLVEEGRKEGEARKREALLEAKEEVHRLRTDFERETRERRQELQQLERRLLQREEALDRRARQLDEREELMRARERDLDRAEELVEELRLRQMTELERIAGLSREEAREYLLAQVQQEMRHDLAVMIREMEEEARAEADRRAREIIATAVQRLAAEYVPELTVSVVELPGDEMKGRIIGREGRNIRHFEALTGVDLIIDDTPEAVVISCFDPIRREIARMTLEKLIADGRIHPAKIEEMYAKAVQEMDQRIQEEGERACYEVGVHNLHPELVKLLGRLAFRTSYGQNILQHSIEVAHLCGLMAYELGADVNVARRAGLLHDIGKALDHEMEGTHLTIGMEILQKYHESEEVIHAMSCHHGDFEPRTIEAVIVTAADALSAARPGARRETLEAYIRRLRQLEEIASSFEGVAKAYAIQAGREVRIMVHPDKVDDAEAYLLARQIAKRIEQELQYPGQIKVTLIRETRVTEYAR from the coding sequence ATGGTGTCGACAGCCATCGTCGTCCTGATCGTGCTCGTCACCGTTGTCATCGCCGGGGCGGCGGGCTACGTGATCCGGAAGCTGGTGGCCGAAAGCCGGATCGGGTCTGCCGAGGCTCTGGCCCGACAGCTGGTGGAGGAAGGGCGTAAGGAAGGCGAGGCGCGCAAGCGCGAGGCCCTGCTGGAGGCGAAGGAAGAGGTCCACAGGCTGCGGACCGACTTCGAGCGCGAAACCCGGGAGCGGCGCCAGGAACTGCAGCAGCTGGAGCGCCGCCTCCTCCAGCGGGAGGAGGCGCTGGACCGCCGGGCCCGGCAGCTGGACGAGCGGGAAGAGCTCATGCGGGCCCGGGAGCGGGACCTGGACCGGGCGGAGGAGCTGGTGGAAGAGCTCCGCTTGCGCCAGATGACGGAGCTGGAGCGCATCGCCGGGCTGAGCCGGGAGGAGGCGCGGGAGTACCTGCTGGCTCAGGTCCAGCAGGAAATGCGCCATGACCTGGCCGTGATGATCCGCGAGATGGAGGAAGAAGCCCGGGCGGAAGCCGACCGGCGGGCCCGGGAGATCATCGCCACCGCCGTCCAGCGCCTGGCGGCGGAGTACGTGCCGGAGCTGACCGTCTCGGTGGTGGAGCTGCCGGGAGATGAGATGAAGGGGCGGATCATCGGCCGGGAGGGCCGCAACATCCGCCACTTTGAGGCACTGACCGGCGTCGACCTGATCATCGACGACACGCCGGAAGCCGTGGTGATCTCCTGCTTCGACCCCATCCGGCGGGAGATCGCACGGATGACCCTGGAGAAGCTCATCGCCGACGGCCGCATCCACCCCGCCAAGATCGAGGAGATGTACGCCAAGGCCGTGCAGGAGATGGACCAGCGCATCCAGGAGGAAGGCGAGCGCGCCTGTTACGAGGTGGGCGTGCACAACCTGCACCCCGAGCTGGTCAAGCTCCTCGGGCGGCTGGCCTTTCGCACCAGCTACGGCCAGAACATCCTGCAGCACTCCATCGAGGTGGCTCACCTGTGCGGCCTGATGGCGTATGAACTGGGGGCCGACGTCAACGTGGCCCGGCGCGCCGGCTTGCTGCACGACATCGGCAAGGCCCTGGACCACGAGATGGAGGGCACCCACCTGACCATTGGCATGGAGATCCTGCAGAAGTATCATGAGTCCGAAGAGGTCATCCATGCCATGTCCTGCCATCACGGCGACTTCGAGCCCAGGACCATCGAGGCCGTGATCGTGACGGCGGCCGACGCCCTGTCGGCGGCCCGGCCGGGTGCCCGGCGGGAAACCCTGGAGGCTTACATCCGGCGGTTGCGGCAGCTGGAGGAGATCGCCAGCAGCTTCGAAGGCGTCGCCAAGGCCTACGCCATCCAGGCCGGGCGCGAGGTCCGGATCATGGTCCACCCGGACAAGGTGGATGACGCCGAGGCCTACCTGCTGGCGCGGCAGATCGCCAAGCGGATCGAGCAGGAGCTGCAGTACCCGGGCCAGATCAAGGTGACGCTGATCCGGGAGACGAGGGTGACGGAGTACGCGCGTTGA